A portion of the Calothrix sp. 336/3 genome contains these proteins:
- a CDS encoding PAS domain S-box protein — protein MDISLQIEAVYRRALLLRQYATESPVQQELLEKALKELYFVLEELQTSEEELRHQNRELMATRQAVDIERQRYQALFELAPDGYLVTNLQGKIYHANRAAIRLFSVPREYLINKPLVVLIDASERPLFQARLANIEAVHDWEVSLQPRNGERIYLAIAVNQIKDAQGRDNTLLWSLRDITLRKKMQQQLQSAHNELEQRVKERTVELSQINLRLQQEIEQHQKAEQKIREQSALIDIATDAILVQDLDNRILLWSQGAERLYGWEETAILGKKIDELLYQKTPPLFAVGFQQTLEQGAWQGEFEQVTQAGKTIIVTSRWTLVRDESGQPKSILVVNTDVTAQKKLEIQFYRAQRMESLGSIARGIVHDLNNVFTPILGLAELQLTKRQGMNEQTSQIWQIVVNNAKHGVGLVQQILMFAQGKEGKRIPLQIGTLLIEITKIIQQTFPKYIQISIDIPTQTLWLVSAESTQIQQVVINLCVNARDAMPHHGKLQISAENRHIDAIYAQMQLDAHVGNYVVITIADTGSGMPPLVMERIFEPFFTTKEPDKGSGLGLSTVMNIVKNHGGFMEVSSEVGKGTRFQIFFPAIEGSVNQPVKQENFPSGEGELVMIVDDETSIQEAMKILLENYEYKTLVASDGVEAVKLYTRYKDEIKVVIIDMMMPNIDGLTILPVLKQINSQVVIIAVSGLPSNQEQALSSGAQAFLAKPYRAEEILVTLHNLLHSPTQ, from the coding sequence ATGGATATATCTTTACAAATTGAAGCTGTTTATAGACGGGCTTTACTACTGCGACAGTATGCTACCGAATCCCCAGTACAACAGGAACTTTTAGAAAAAGCTCTGAAAGAACTTTATTTTGTCTTAGAAGAGTTGCAAACTTCCGAAGAAGAACTGCGCCATCAAAATCGAGAACTGATGGCAACTAGGCAAGCAGTAGACATAGAACGTCAACGTTACCAAGCATTATTTGAGCTAGCTCCAGATGGTTATCTTGTCACCAATTTACAAGGGAAAATTTACCATGCAAATCGTGCTGCAATTCGTTTGTTCTCTGTGCCTCGGGAATATTTAATCAACAAACCTCTGGTAGTGTTAATTGATGCATCAGAACGTCCTCTTTTCCAAGCTCGACTCGCAAATATAGAAGCAGTACATGATTGGGAAGTCTCTCTGCAACCCCGCAATGGAGAACGTATCTATCTGGCGATCGCTGTCAACCAAATCAAAGATGCTCAAGGTAGGGACAATACTCTACTTTGGTCACTTCGTGATATCACTCTCCGCAAAAAAATGCAACAACAGTTGCAATCTGCCCACAATGAATTAGAACAACGAGTCAAAGAGCGTACAGTTGAATTGTCTCAGATAAATCTTCGATTGCAGCAAGAAATTGAACAACACCAAAAGGCAGAACAGAAAATTCGTGAACAATCTGCACTCATTGATATTGCTACCGACGCAATTTTAGTTCAGGATTTGGATAACAGAATTTTGCTCTGGAGTCAAGGAGCAGAGAGATTATATGGTTGGGAAGAGACAGCAATTCTTGGTAAGAAAATTGACGAACTGTTATATCAAAAAACGCCTCCTCTATTTGCAGTCGGATTTCAGCAAACTCTGGAACAAGGAGCTTGGCAAGGGGAATTTGAGCAGGTAACGCAAGCAGGTAAAACTATTATTGTGACTAGTCGTTGGACATTAGTACGCGACGAATCAGGGCAACCCAAATCAATTCTTGTAGTCAATACTGATGTTACAGCCCAGAAAAAATTAGAAATACAATTTTACCGCGCTCAACGGATGGAAAGTTTGGGAAGCATTGCCAGGGGAATTGTCCATGATCTCAACAATGTTTTTACCCCAATTTTGGGACTAGCAGAATTGCAGTTAACGAAACGGCAAGGAATGAATGAACAGACTAGTCAAATTTGGCAGATAGTTGTGAATAATGCTAAACATGGTGTTGGGCTAGTTCAGCAAATTCTCATGTTTGCCCAGGGTAAAGAAGGCAAGAGAATTCCTTTACAAATAGGAACATTACTCATAGAAATCACCAAAATTATTCAGCAGACATTTCCAAAATATATTCAAATCTCTATAGATATTCCCACTCAAACACTCTGGTTAGTTTCTGCCGAATCTACACAAATTCAACAGGTTGTTATCAACCTCTGTGTAAATGCTCGTGATGCCATGCCACATCATGGTAAGCTACAAATCTCTGCTGAAAATCGCCACATTGACGCAATCTATGCTCAAATGCAACTGGATGCCCACGTCGGTAACTATGTTGTAATTACGATTGCCGATACTGGAAGTGGTATGCCACCCCTGGTGATGGAGCGTATATTTGAGCCATTTTTTACTACTAAAGAACCTGATAAGGGCAGTGGACTTGGATTATCAACAGTGATGAACATCGTGAAGAATCATGGTGGTTTCATGGAGGTATCGAGTGAGGTTGGAAAAGGAACTCGATTTCAGATATTTTTTCCTGCTATCGAAGGAAGTGTAAATCAGCCCGTCAAACAGGAAAATTTTCCTTCTGGGGAAGGGGAATTAGTCATGATTGTAGATGACGAAACCAGTATCCAGGAGGCAATGAAAATACTCTTAGAAAATTACGAATACAAAACTTTGGTGGCAAGCGATGGAGTTGAAGCAGTCAAACTATATACTCGATATAAGGATGAAATTAAGGTCGTAATCATTGATATGATGATGCCAAATATTGATGGTTTGACTATCTTGCCAGTTCTCAAGCAGATAAACTCCCAAGTTGTGATAATTGCCGTAAGTGGATTACCTAGCAATCAAGAGCAGGCACTTTCAAGTGGAGCTCAGGCATTTTTAGCTAAACCCTACAGGGCAGAGGAAATACTGGTAACTTTACATAACCTGCTACATTCTCCAACTCAATAA
- a CDS encoding M42 family metallopeptidase, with translation MSWDYERLFQSITELVMHHSPSGVESEINQYLLEKFAQLGVEAWCDRADNIIAKIPGKTSALPIAITAHKDEIGAIVKTIGTEGKVEVRRLGGAFPWVYGEGVVDLLGDNSTISGILSFGSRHVSHESPQKVQQEDTAVKWENAWIETKSTVQQLETAGIRPGTRMVIGKHRKHPIRLNDYIASYTLDNKASVAILLTLAETLKNPKVDVYLVASAKEEVGAIGALYFTQNQRLDSLIALEICPLSAEYPIEDGEKPVLLVQDAYGIYDEHLNGELRQTAQHIEMPVQLATLSGFGSDASIAMKFGHIARGACLSFPTQNTHGYEIAHLGAIANCIQLLKAFCESDISS, from the coding sequence ATGTCATGGGATTACGAGCGTCTATTCCAATCAATTACTGAATTAGTGATGCACCATTCCCCCAGTGGTGTAGAAAGTGAAATTAACCAATACTTGCTCGAAAAATTTGCCCAGTTGGGTGTAGAAGCTTGGTGCGATCGCGCTGATAATATCATTGCCAAAATTCCTGGTAAAACCTCCGCTCTACCCATTGCCATTACTGCTCATAAAGATGAAATTGGGGCGATCGTCAAAACTATTGGTACTGAGGGGAAAGTCGAAGTCAGAAGATTAGGTGGCGCTTTTCCCTGGGTGTATGGTGAAGGGGTAGTAGATTTACTCGGCGACAACAGCACCATCAGTGGTATTCTCAGCTTCGGTTCCCGTCATGTCTCCCACGAATCACCGCAAAAAGTGCAGCAAGAAGATACTGCCGTCAAATGGGAAAATGCTTGGATTGAAACTAAATCTACCGTGCAGCAGCTAGAAACCGCAGGTATTCGCCCAGGAACTCGCATGGTAATCGGTAAACACCGCAAACACCCCATCCGCCTCAATGATTATATTGCCAGCTACACCCTAGATAATAAAGCCTCCGTGGCAATTCTCCTTACCCTCGCAGAAACACTGAAAAATCCCAAGGTTGATGTGTACTTAGTTGCTTCTGCCAAGGAAGAGGTGGGAGCTATTGGAGCTTTATACTTCACCCAAAATCAGCGTTTAGATAGCTTGATTGCCCTAGAGATTTGCCCTTTATCTGCGGAATATCCCATCGAAGACGGTGAAAAACCAGTTCTGCTAGTCCAAGATGCCTACGGGATTTATGATGAACATCTCAATGGAGAACTGAGACAAACAGCACAACACATAGAAATGCCTGTACAATTAGCTACTCTAAGTGGATTTGGTAGTGATGCTTCCATTGCGATGAAATTTGGTCATATTGCCCGTGGTGCTTGCCTATCCTTTCCCACGCAGAATACCCACGGATACGAAATTGCTCATTTAGGGGCGATCGCCAACTGTATTCAACTCCTAAAAGCTTTTTGCGAATCCGATATATCCAGTTAA
- a CDS encoding Hsp70 family protein yields MAIAIDFGTSNTVIARWNPVTQQPETINLPGLSLQQSLNPPLIPSLLYVEDAIQGQVIIGQEVRDRGCDLKTDPRFFRTFKRGIGADIQGFLPEIDGKIISFEQVGEWFLSQIITQITSVAGGVDSLVITVPVDSFESYRYWLGNVCQGLSVEQVRILDEPTAAALGYGLTDQDVLLVVDFGGGTLDLSLVRLDKITQATSKPVGFLLKWGNKSLAEDSKQKVKTARVLGKAGQNLGGTDIDNWIVDYFAKTQGMAVTPLTLRLAERVKIQLSTQTQASEVYFNDETFESYELELNRETLETILQENNFFTRLDDSMTSLLQQGRRQGIEVADISAVLLVGGTSQLPAVQQWVQQYFESEKIRCEKPFEAIAQGALQIAQGVEIKDFLYHSYGIRYWDKRHQRHSWHPIIKAGQAYPMTQAVELVLGASRENQPSIELIMGELGAETGGTEVYFDGDRLITRRLDGGETSVKPLNDRDGARAIANLTPPGFPGSDRVKILFLIDDKRFLRITVEDLLTNETLLENQLVAQLS; encoded by the coding sequence ATGGCGATCGCGATTGATTTTGGTACTAGTAATACTGTTATTGCCCGGTGGAATCCTGTCACCCAACAACCAGAAACCATTAATTTACCTGGGTTATCACTACAACAAAGCCTCAATCCTCCCTTAATTCCCAGTTTGTTATATGTGGAAGATGCAATCCAGGGGCAGGTAATAATTGGACAAGAGGTGCGCGATCGCGGTTGTGATTTAAAAACTGATCCGAGGTTTTTTCGTACCTTTAAGCGGGGTATAGGTGCAGATATTCAGGGTTTTCTCCCAGAAATTGATGGTAAGATAATCAGCTTTGAGCAAGTGGGGGAATGGTTTCTCAGTCAAATTATTACCCAAATCACTAGTGTGGCAGGTGGTGTGGATTCCCTGGTGATTACTGTACCTGTGGATAGTTTTGAATCTTACCGTTACTGGTTAGGAAACGTTTGCCAGGGTTTATCTGTGGAGCAGGTAAGAATTCTGGATGAACCCACCGCAGCAGCTCTTGGTTATGGTTTGACTGACCAAGATGTTTTGTTAGTGGTAGATTTTGGTGGGGGAACTTTGGATTTGTCTCTGGTTCGTTTGGATAAAATCACCCAAGCAACCAGTAAACCCGTAGGATTTTTATTGAAGTGGGGTAACAAATCCTTAGCAGAAGACTCGAAACAAAAGGTAAAAACTGCCCGTGTTTTGGGGAAAGCTGGACAAAATTTAGGTGGTACGGATATTGATAATTGGATTGTAGATTACTTTGCCAAAACCCAGGGAATGGCAGTCACTCCCTTAACATTGCGTCTTGCAGAAAGGGTAAAAATTCAACTTTCCACCCAAACCCAAGCAAGTGAAGTCTATTTCAATGACGAAACCTTTGAAAGTTACGAGTTAGAGCTAAATCGTGAAACTTTAGAAACTATTCTCCAGGAAAATAACTTTTTTACCCGTTTGGATGATTCCATGACGAGTTTACTGCAACAGGGACGACGACAAGGGATTGAAGTTGCAGATATTAGCGCAGTCTTGTTGGTAGGAGGAACATCTCAGTTACCAGCAGTACAGCAATGGGTGCAGCAGTATTTTGAGAGTGAGAAAATTCGCTGTGAAAAACCCTTCGAGGCGATCGCCCAAGGTGCTTTACAAATTGCCCAAGGTGTGGAAATTAAGGATTTTCTTTACCATAGCTATGGTATTCGTTACTGGGATAAACGCCATCAGCGTCACAGCTGGCATCCCATTATTAAAGCAGGGCAGGCATACCCAATGACCCAAGCTGTGGAATTAGTTCTTGGTGCATCGCGGGAAAATCAACCCAGCATTGAATTAATTATGGGGGAATTAGGAGCCGAAACCGGCGGAACTGAAGTTTATTTTGATGGCGATCGCCTGATTACTCGACGTTTAGATGGGGGAGAAACCAGCGTCAAACCCTTAAATGATCGAGATGGTGCAAGGGCGATCGCCAATCTCACACCCCCTGGTTTTCCCGGTAGCGATCGCGTGAAAATTCTCTTCCTCATTGATGACAAACGCTTTCTCCGTATCACCGTCGAAGACTTGCTCACCAACGAAACTCTACTAGAAAATCAACTTGTCGCTCAACTCAGTTAA